TGAACGAAGCGCAGTTTGTTATCGTTTTTAGGCCGATAACGGATATTGCCCCGGCGCGCCTGATAGTCTTCGCAATTGCTGCACGAGGAGACCTCGTAATAAGAGTTTTGCCCCGGAAGCCATACTTCCACGTCGTAGGTTTTCGCCGATTGGTTGCCGATGTCTCCGGTTACCAGCAGCATCGTGCGGTAATGCAGTTCCAATTCTTCTAAAACATGCTCGGCGTCCTTCACCAATTTTTCCAGTTCGTCGTAAGAGCTTTCCGGCGTAGTGAATTTGTACATCTCCACCTTATTGAACTGATGCACCCGCACCAGTCCCCGTTCTTCAACGCCGGGCGCTCCCGCTTCCCGCCGAAAGCAAGGAGAAAGAGCGGTATAGTAAAGGGGAAGAACCTCTTCTTCCAGGATTTCGTCTCGGTAGAGGCTGGTCATGGGTACTTCGCTGGTTGGAAGCAGATAAAAAGGATCGTCCTTGCATTTATAGAGTTGATCTTCGAACTTGGGCAGGTTGCCCGAAGCGAACGTCGTCTCCCGGTTGAGCAGAAACGGCGGGATGATGGAAATATAACCGCGATCACGGTGATGTTCCCGCATGAAGTTAAGCAGCGCCCATTCCAACTCGGCGCCCCAGCCGATATAGAGAGGGAAGCGGGAACCGGCGATTTTAGCCCCGCGCTCGAAATCGAGCAGATTGTGTATTTTCCCTAGTTCCAGGTGATTTTTCGGTTTGAATCCGAGTTCTTTTTTCTTCCCGAACGACCGGACTTCCACGTTGAATTTTTTATCTGGATTGGTAGGGACGGATTCGTGAGGGATATTGGGCAGCTCTGAGACTTTGGCGTATAGGGCGTCTTCCAGTTCGCGCAGTTGGGCGGATTTTTGCTTGATTTCATCGGAAAGCGATTTCATCTCCAACATAAGATCGTCGACGTTTTGCTTCTCTTTTTTCCGTTGGGGAATCTCCTTGCTGACGATGTTCTGCCGCGACCGTTTTTCATCCGTTTCCGCTTGCAGCGCCCGGCGGCGGGCGTCCATTTCGACGATTTCATCTAACGAAATGCCGGCGTCTCTCCGGCGCAATTGTTCTTCAACCCATTCTTTTTTCTCTCGTATCAGTTTGATGTCCAGCACCCGATTGTTCCTCCCGCGGCGATGATGCGTAATTTTTGTTTTGATGAGAGCCTCATGCAAAATTCCTTTATTCCTCCCCCAAGTTTGGGGGAGGTTAGGAGGCAATGTCGTTAAGTTAAGGATAGACTAATTCCTTAATCGAAAATATCAACAAATCTAATAGCATGAATTTGTTGAATTTAAAATCCCTCACCCTAACCCTCTCCCAGAGGGCGAGGGAATGGAATTTCGTCACGTTATGTCTTAACTTAATGACATTGGGTTAGGAGGGGGTTGACGTAAGTCCATTAAAATCAACCCCCCTCTAACTCCCCCCATCTTGGGGGGAGAATTTTAAGACGGATTTCATTAATTTTGCAAGAGCCTCTAATTAATCGATTTCGGATTTTTCTTTTTTCAATAACCGAATACCGTCGATCCGCATAGTTTTATCGGCCGATTTGCACATGTCGTAGATCGTCAGCGCCGCTATGGACGCCGCCGTCAATGCTTCCATCTCCACGCCGGTTTTCGCAACGCAGCGAGCGGATGCGACAATGCGGATGGCGTCCCGCTCCAGTTCGAACTCCACCGCCGCTGCATCCAGCGGCAAAGAGTGGCATAAGGGAATCAACTCGTCCGTGCGCTTGGCTGCCTGAATGCCCGCAATCCGGGCGGCGCAGAGGACATCGCCTTTGGGAAGCGAACCGGCGCGGATGGCTTCGACCGTTTCCGGCGCCATGCGAATCCAGCCTTCCGCTTCGGCGGTTCTCCGCATAGGCGGCTTGGCGCCGACATCCACCATCTTGGCTTGTCCGCGCTCGTCCAGATGAGAAAAAACGGAATTCTTGTTCATTCTATATGGCCTGATCCAAACGGATAAGTGGGCTTGCTCGGCGGATAATCGCAATATTCATGGAAGTAATGGTAAGAGAAGCGTCCAGAGTAATAAAGGCCGTTCGAACCTATAAACAGCGATTAGTGGTTAGCCCCCCTACCGAGGAAAGGCTCTCGGCGAATACAGGAAAAAAAACTCTGCCGCCCCGCCGTTGAAACGGCAGGCTATTGTCGTTTGCCCCTTTAAAGGGGCATTTGAAAATAGCCCAGCCTTTCAAGGCTGGGATGACGACTTGCCCTGGCGCCCTGCCTTTTGATCCATCAATATGTAATATCCGTTAAAAAGACGGGTTAAAAAACACGATCCATCCTTCTTTTCTACTATTTCCAGGAAAGGGATAAAAACGATTCAAGATAGCCGTTTTGCAGGAATGAATCCGCCGCTTTGAGAGTTCCTTCCTGGTTTAAGCCCCAAAGCGACGCTTTGACGGGCGTTTTTTCCGCCATCTGGACAAAGGCGCTCTCCTCGTCCGACCAGGCTACGGGAATCGATTTATAGATTTCCGCCGCCGCCGCATTGACGCCGGGACCCCCGACTAAAATGACCGGGCAGATATGGAACAATTCGTTTTCCATATACCAGCGGTCGGAAACGACGATGGCCCGCTGATGGCGGGTTGCCCCGCGCGCATCAATCTTCTCTTTAAGAAGGTATGCGATAGGACGGTCTTTTTCCTCAGGCAGGAGTTCCGAACCGGTTACGATCAGGATGGTTTCGTTGATGTCTACGCTCACTCGCCGATTTCGCCTTTCGGGATGATGGATCAGGCGATGAGCGCCGCGCTATGCGACAAAGCGCGGGCCAGCCTGACGCAGCCTTCCTGCAATGGCTCTTCGCCGATCATTCCGAACGAAATGCGCAGGCTGGAGCAACGCTGGGATTCGGCTCTATCGCAAGAATAGCAAAGAGATCCCGGAACGTATAGCACTTTTTCTTTCAACGCTTGCCGAAACGTCTCGCTCTCCGGTCCCGTATCTATGGAAGGAGGAAGAGTAATCCAGGTATAAAAACCGCCGCTTGCTTTCAGCGCTTTCGCTTCTGGAGGCATGGTCTCTTGCAGGATTCGCCAAACCAGGTCGCGCTTATGTTCGTAGCGGCGGCGCAAAAACCGCGTATGCTCGTCGAATAGCCCCGAAAGCAGAATCCGCTTTATGATTTGTTGGCATAGGTTGGAACTGCCGAAGTCGTGATTGCCTTTGAAATCGGCCATTTTGTCGATCAGGGCTTTGGGACCGGCGCAGAAACCGAGCCGCAATCCCGGCGACAACGATTTGGAAAAAGATTCCGTATAGAGAACCAAGTCGTTATTGGCGTCATGCGATTTGATGGGAGCGGGCGCATAATCGTCGAAGACGAGACGGCGATAGGCGGCGTCTTCCAACAACAAAATCGGATGCCCTTTCTCGCGATAATCGTTTAAAATCTCCATCAGCCGCTTGCGCCGGCCGCCGCTTAGCGTAACGCCTTGCGGATTGGTGGCGTAGGACATGGCGTAAATCATTTTCACTCG
The window above is part of the Candidatus Omnitrophota bacterium genome. Proteins encoded here:
- the serS gene encoding serine--tRNA ligase; translation: MLDIKLIREKKEWVEEQLRRRDAGISLDEIVEMDARRRALQAETDEKRSRQNIVSKEIPQRKKEKQNVDDLMLEMKSLSDEIKQKSAQLRELEDALYAKVSELPNIPHESVPTNPDKKFNVEVRSFGKKKELGFKPKNHLELGKIHNLLDFERGAKIAGSRFPLYIGWGAELEWALLNFMREHHRDRGYISIIPPFLLNRETTFASGNLPKFEDQLYKCKDDPFYLLPTSEVPMTSLYRDEILEEEVLPLYYTALSPCFRREAGAPGVEERGLVRVHQFNKVEMYKFTTPESSYDELEKLVKDAEHVLEELELHYRTMLLVTGDIGNQSAKTYDVEVWLPGQNSYYEVSSCSNCEDYQARRGNIRYRPKNDNKLRFVHTLNGSGLATPRLLVSILENNQLEDGTILIPKALHKYLGGKERLIPGEK
- the moaC gene encoding cyclic pyranopterin monophosphate synthase MoaC, encoding MNKNSVFSHLDERGQAKMVDVGAKPPMRRTAEAEGWIRMAPETVEAIRAGSLPKGDVLCAARIAGIQAAKRTDELIPLCHSLPLDAAAVEFELERDAIRIVASARCVAKTGVEMEALTAASIAALTIYDMCKSADKTMRIDGIRLLKKEKSEID
- a CDS encoding PLP-dependent aminotransferase family protein produces the protein MKPIDWKERFSAQGKRTPPPEISWLMAQALEVPGLISLAAGFVDQESLPHAEISPLIAKLMSAPVSGQAALQYGTTLGDLELRQHLLSRMRREGVLHPAAEIDASQILLGSGSQQILYLAAEVLLDEGDIVLLEAPTYFVVLGAMRTRGVRTIGVDVDENGLIPEKVAECLARLEANGEIGRVKMIYAMSYATNPQGVTLSGGRRKRLMEILNDYREKGHPILLLEDAAYRRLVFDDYAPAPIKSHDANNDLVLYTESFSKSLSPGLRLGFCAGPKALIDKMADFKGNHDFGSSNLCQQIIKRILLSGLFDEHTRFLRRRYEHKRDLVWRILQETMPPEAKALKASGGFYTWITLPPSIDTGPESETFRQALKEKVLYVPGSLCYSCDRAESQRCSSLRISFGMIGEEPLQEGCVRLARALSHSAALIA